CCATTTGTGGGTGCTCTACCCTGGCGTCGGGAAGGTTACTTCTTCAACGTTCCCACCAATGGGCCGGCTGCTATTCTGGCTGCCCGGCAGGGCGAGATTAACACCACCCGGAATCTCGTCGATTGGATATATGAGCATCTCATCGATGACCGTGGGCTTGTCATGGACGGTATGCGCTGCACCATGAATGACTATGAGTTAGTCAGAGATATTCATCCCTATTGCCAGGGTGTCGTGATCGGCGCATTGGTGGAGCAAATTGTCCAGTACCGACAGCTGCTCGGCCTGGATGACACCACGCCGCTGAGTAGCATCGTCAATGATGAATGGATACCTCCTGGATCGGGAGAAAACGACCAAGTGTCCGGCAAGGCACCAGTCGAAGCCGGTGAAAAAGATCGCCGCGAGTCGGCTAGCGCTGCGACACCCAGAACGAGTGATTCACCAGTGTCAACGCCTCCAACTTCTTCTCCTGCACATGAGCTGTCAGCTGAGAGTGTGGCGCGAACAATCGATGCTTTGGCGACCGCTACGTTCCGCGTGGAAACCCTTATCCATGCTGTTGCTGCTCATCTTGCCGACGACAAGTCAGTGATCAATTGGCGAACAGGCGGCGGTGACGGGGGTCTGTTTAAAGGCATTCTGGTTCGCTACCTCGCTGATGCGGCAGTCCGACTTCCGGACGATACTCCGAATATGCGGAAGGTGAAAAGCATCGCGACACGTCTGGTGCTGCGCTCTGCTGAGTCTGTGTGGAATAACCGCCTAGAGATCGATGGGCTTCCCCTTTTCGCCTCCTACTGGCCCGAAGGAGCGCAGCTGCCGACCGAGCATTCATTTATTGGTACGCGCGTCAACGGTGCCACGAATGGTTCTGAGATCCCGGAGCGCGATTTGTCCACCCAACTATCAGGGTGGATGCTGATGGAAGCTGCTGCCCGCGTCACCCGGGATGACGTTTAGAAAAGCGAGAACCATATCTTCCACGAGGCTCTGCAACACGCAGCCGCAGTAGAAGACTTATCGCGCCCCGAATCCGATGCAATACCTCACAGGGCTCTGCAAACATCTTTATTTTTGTTACCCACAGTCCCGCGTCGGCGTGGGTGTTAAGCAATTGAAACTATTCAGTTTTGATTACCCCAAACCCGAAATGGCAAGCAGGGGCTGATTACTTCACTACGGTAATGGCATACCAGCTTGAAAAACACACGGTAGTCGTCTGTTGTATAGCGTATATCTCAGATAACGCGGGACAGGCTGATGAGCTCAGTCAATAAGAAAACCTGGCGAGCTCTTCACAGTAGAAGCAGTAGTGGCCGCGCCGGATTGAGCCGTTCGGCAGGTACCCAAGTAGTTGTTAGGCTTTCTTGACGATCGATGATTTGAGATACATCTTGCCGAAGCCGTCGATACGAGCTTCGATGTCGTGACCGTTCTCCGGTTCAATGAGCCGGATATTTTTCACCTTCGTGCCAGCCTTCAGTGGCGTTGCCGAGCCTTTGATC
The Corynebacterium choanae DNA segment above includes these coding regions:
- a CDS encoding glycoside hydrolase family 76 protein, with the protein product MFVQWAHRADLAESAITERHASRVWGIPGTNLLKVAWPPRTRDNIFFHWHYWWQAHYLDCLVDAASRRATSRRGAMIAKTIRGMRIRNLFPLVRNDYYDDKAWMALAHGRVNSCSGVPNSQYYRELVRNVRLGLDPFVGALPWRREGYFFNVPTNGPAAILAARQGEINTTRNLVDWIYEHLIDDRGLVMDGMRCTMNDYELVRDIHPYCQGVVIGALVEQIVQYRQLLGLDDTTPLSSIVNDEWIPPGSGENDQVSGKAPVEAGEKDRRESASAATPRTSDSPVSTPPTSSPAHELSAESVARTIDALATATFRVETLIHAVAAHLADDKSVINWRTGGGDGGLFKGILVRYLADAAVRLPDDTPNMRKVKSIATRLVLRSAESVWNNRLEIDGLPLFASYWPEGAQLPTEHSFIGTRVNGATNGSEIPERDLSTQLSGWMLMEAAARVTRDDV